In the genome of Sulfuricurvum sp., one region contains:
- a CDS encoding SulP family inorganic anion transporter — protein sequence MFKTANFAGDFWGGTAAMLVAMPSAIAFGVTIYATMGESYGAYGAIAGILGVAVIGITASLAGGTHRLISAPSAPAAAVLSAFALNYANLDFGPDLIIVMLMVVALLAGIFQVLFGAIGLGRLIKYMPFPVVSGYLSGVGLYIVASQTPKFLGIPQGGHFWKSLQYPALWQWQSITVGLITIGTMLYADRLFRVIPAVIIALCVGVVAYFGIGMIDPALLQPNNPFVIGALGSNAGSGDFIHSLLVHFQEMVHLSWHDIYLLFFPALTLAALLSIDTLKTCIVLDSMTHSFHNSNRELIAQGSSNILTSLVGGMPGSGMMGATMVNLTSGATTRLSGLIEGITAIIAFALLGSFVAWIPVAALAGILIVVGFRMIDRHSFKLLRTRQTALDFFIIVAVAISALTISLIAAAGVGLLLAILLYIIQQIGASVVYRHQDGTDARSKIVRSKDEEAILREKGDEFSIYELHGSLFFGTANQLYTMLREDLQNKKYIIIDMKRVQTVDLTAAHILLQIKDILHDKEGYLLLCRLPHKLPTGEDVESYFNHVGLLKHLSPIKVFDDLDDAIEWTEDKIIRETIAEDTTETPLELEEFDLFKGRKADTIEEIRSLVECRSYKKGEIIYNQGEGNGEIFLIRRGLVRIMLPYPERKSVHLSTVGKNNFFGEFSFLEGVPHYTNSIAGADTDVYCIKREAFDLFSEHHKKASFHFMLSLSAVLAERLRLTRSELGEEYDV from the coding sequence ATGTTTAAAACAGCTAACTTTGCAGGTGATTTTTGGGGCGGAACAGCGGCTATGTTGGTGGCGATGCCCTCAGCAATCGCTTTTGGGGTGACCATTTATGCGACGATGGGTGAAAGCTACGGAGCTTACGGTGCGATTGCCGGAATTTTAGGAGTTGCGGTCATCGGTATTACGGCATCGCTGGCCGGGGGGACACACCGTTTGATCTCGGCTCCGAGTGCACCGGCAGCAGCGGTTTTATCCGCGTTTGCCCTCAATTACGCTAATCTTGATTTTGGTCCTGATTTGATCATCGTGATGTTGATGGTCGTTGCACTTCTTGCCGGCATTTTTCAGGTACTTTTCGGGGCTATCGGATTGGGACGCTTGATTAAATACATGCCTTTTCCTGTCGTCAGCGGCTATCTTAGCGGAGTCGGTTTATACATCGTTGCATCACAGACGCCCAAATTTTTGGGGATTCCTCAGGGAGGGCATTTTTGGAAGTCTCTCCAATACCCGGCCCTATGGCAATGGCAAAGTATTACGGTAGGGCTTATCACGATAGGTACGATGCTGTATGCGGATCGTTTGTTCCGGGTTATACCTGCGGTAATTATTGCGTTGTGTGTCGGGGTAGTTGCTTATTTCGGTATAGGGATGATTGATCCGGCTTTGCTTCAGCCTAACAACCCGTTTGTTATCGGAGCGCTTGGAAGCAATGCCGGAAGCGGTGATTTTATCCACTCCCTGTTGGTCCATTTTCAAGAGATGGTGCATCTGTCATGGCATGATATCTATCTTCTCTTTTTCCCGGCATTGACCCTTGCAGCCTTGCTATCGATTGATACACTGAAAACCTGTATCGTTTTAGACTCAATGACCCACTCTTTTCACAACTCTAATCGAGAACTTATAGCGCAAGGATCGAGTAATATCCTTACATCATTAGTGGGAGGAATGCCGGGATCGGGGATGATGGGGGCAACGATGGTAAATCTGACCAGCGGTGCGACGACCCGTCTTTCAGGGTTGATCGAGGGGATAACGGCCATTATCGCATTTGCACTGTTAGGCTCGTTCGTGGCGTGGATTCCGGTGGCCGCATTGGCGGGAATTTTGATCGTTGTCGGATTCCGGATGATAGACCGTCATAGTTTCAAACTGCTTCGAACACGTCAAACGGCTTTGGACTTTTTTATTATCGTCGCGGTTGCAATCAGTGCTCTTACCATCAGTCTTATCGCTGCAGCCGGAGTCGGGTTGTTGCTGGCTATTCTTTTGTATATCATCCAGCAGATAGGGGCTTCGGTTGTCTATCGCCATCAAGACGGTACGGATGCTCGAAGCAAAATCGTCCGTAGCAAGGACGAGGAAGCTATATTACGTGAAAAAGGGGATGAGTTTTCGATCTATGAGTTGCACGGAAGCCTCTTTTTCGGAACGGCCAATCAGCTCTATACGATGCTGCGTGAGGATTTACAAAACAAAAAATACATTATTATCGATATGAAAAGGGTTCAGACCGTTGATTTGACGGCAGCCCATATTCTATTACAGATTAAAGACATCCTTCACGATAAAGAGGGGTACCTTCTCTTATGCCGACTGCCTCACAAGTTACCGACTGGGGAAGATGTAGAGAGTTATTTCAATCATGTCGGACTTTTAAAACACTTGAGCCCGATCAAAGTATTTGATGACCTTGACGATGCCATCGAATGGACGGAAGACAAAATTATCCGTGAAACGATAGCTGAAGATACTACCGAAACACCGCTGGAGTTGGAGGAGTTTGACCTTTTCAAAGGGCGTAAAGCAGATACGATTGAGGAAATTCGCAGTTTGGTCGAGTGCCGATCGTACAAAAAAGGGGAAATCATTTACAACCAAGGTGAAGGAAACGGAGAAATATTCCTAATCCGACGCGGATTGGTTCGGATTATGCTCCCGTATCCAGAACGAAAGAGCGTTCACCTCAGTACAGTAGGCAAAAACAATTTTTTTGGAGAGTTTTCATTTTTAGAAGGGGTGCCGCATTACACTAACAGCATTGCCGGAGCGGATACTGATGTCTATTGTATAAAACGTGAAGCGTTTGATCTGTTTTCCGAACATCATAAAAAAGCGTCATTTCATTTTATGTTGTCGCTTTCTGCCGTATTGGCAGAGCGGCTTAGATTGACACGCTCTGAACTCGGCGAAGAGTACGATGTATAA
- a CDS encoding YbhB/YbcL family Raf kinase inhibitor-like protein: protein MRLLSLVTSILFAGTTSLMAGEFTLHSNDLSGQLTKTQEFSGFGCDGRNISPELHWSDAPKGTKSFAVTVYDPDAPTGSGWWHWVVVNIPASVTSLPADFGNSAKTQKIPALQTLTDYGKAGFGGACPPKGDRPHRYMFTVHALNVDHLDLDSKVSPALAGYMINAHSIEKATMVSYYGR, encoded by the coding sequence ATGCGTCTTTTATCCCTGGTTACAAGTATCCTATTCGCGGGTACAACTTCCCTTATGGCAGGAGAATTTACCCTCCACAGTAATGACCTCTCAGGCCAATTGACCAAGACTCAGGAGTTCTCCGGATTTGGATGTGACGGACGAAATATCTCTCCCGAACTCCATTGGAGTGATGCCCCGAAGGGGACAAAAAGTTTTGCGGTAACGGTCTATGATCCTGATGCGCCGACAGGGAGTGGATGGTGGCATTGGGTTGTTGTCAATATCCCCGCTTCGGTAACATCTCTTCCGGCTGATTTTGGCAATAGTGCAAAAACTCAAAAAATACCGGCTCTTCAGACACTCACCGATTACGGTAAAGCAGGATTCGGAGGAGCCTGCCCGCCTAAAGGCGACCGACCTCATCGATATATGTTTACCGTCCATGCCCTCAATGTCGATCATCTCGATCTGGATTCGAAAGTTTCTCCTGCGTTGGCAGGGTATATGATCAATGCCCATTCGATCGAAAAAGCGACGATGGTATCGTACTACGGACGATAA
- a CDS encoding pirin family protein gives MKTVLHKADERGSAEHGWLHSRFSFSFADYHNRDRMGFGALRVINDDIIEPEGGFRMHPHQDMEIITIVLRGALEHEDTVGNRGIISAGQIQYMSAGSGIQHSEFNPSFTERVELFQIWIHPNEKGLIPRYTQRDCNDLDSMNRWSLIASGDGRKKSMQISQDVTIKTSRLYPGHTLVSDPIKPGHGRLLFVVDGEVNACGHTLKRRDELQVIGDDTFEITAEKDAHLILFDVPLDRP, from the coding sequence ATGAAAACAGTTCTTCATAAAGCCGATGAACGGGGTTCTGCTGAGCACGGCTGGCTTCACAGTAGATTTAGTTTTAGTTTTGCCGATTACCATAACCGAGATCGGATGGGATTCGGTGCTTTGCGCGTTATCAATGATGACATTATCGAACCGGAGGGCGGCTTTAGAATGCACCCTCATCAAGATATGGAGATCATTACGATTGTGTTGAGAGGCGCTCTCGAACATGAAGATACTGTGGGCAATCGAGGTATCATTTCAGCCGGCCAAATACAGTATATGTCGGCGGGAAGCGGTATTCAGCATTCAGAATTCAACCCGTCTTTTACCGAAAGGGTCGAACTTTTCCAAATATGGATCCATCCGAATGAAAAGGGTCTGATCCCCCGCTACACACAGCGCGATTGCAATGACTTGGACAGTATGAACCGATGGTCACTTATTGCGAGCGGCGACGGACGAAAAAAGTCGATGCAGATTTCACAGGATGTCACGATTAAAACATCACGTCTTTATCCCGGGCATACATTGGTTTCCGATCCAATCAAACCGGGACACGGCAGGCTTCTCTTTGTCGTCGACGGAGAGGTAAACGCCTGCGGACATACTCTAAAACGTCGGGATGAACTTCAGGTGATCGGGGATGATACATTTGAAATCACGGCAGAAAAAGATGCCCATTTGATTTTATTTGACGTTCCCTTGGACAGACCGTAG
- a CDS encoding 5'-nucleotidase: MALDLSDTLVVGITATALFDLSEEDRVFKEQYRNDPDTAIEVYRQYMSERENEPLNAGTGFPLVKALLELNRYQKSGDTPLVEVVIMSRNSPETGLRVLHTVRQMNLPISRSAFTAGETVVDYLDAFDVDLFLTTDVADAQQVIDSRTCAAAVVKAPPKQMDSIPEGQVRIAFDGDAVLFDESSELLYKQHGIEAFHAAEDAAQNTPLGEGPYATLLKKLSRLQDRLPIRVEYSPIRIAIVTARNSPAEMRVIKTLREWGVYVDEAFFLGGVEKSRVLKAFKPHIFFDDQDVHLDSASDDVPSGKVPYHSDSPLNK, encoded by the coding sequence ATGGCACTCGATCTCTCCGATACTCTCGTCGTCGGCATCACCGCAACGGCATTGTTCGATCTCTCGGAAGAAGATCGTGTCTTTAAAGAACAGTACCGCAATGACCCCGACACCGCAATCGAAGTCTACCGTCAGTACATGTCGGAACGGGAAAACGAGCCTCTAAACGCAGGGACGGGATTTCCGCTCGTCAAAGCGCTCCTCGAACTCAACCGTTATCAAAAATCGGGAGATACTCCGCTCGTCGAAGTGGTAATTATGTCGCGAAACAGCCCCGAAACAGGACTGCGGGTACTCCATACGGTACGGCAGATGAACCTGCCGATCTCACGCTCGGCATTTACCGCGGGAGAAACCGTCGTCGATTATCTGGACGCGTTCGATGTCGATCTTTTTCTCACGACCGATGTAGCCGATGCACAACAGGTGATCGACAGCCGTACCTGTGCGGCCGCCGTCGTCAAAGCTCCGCCCAAGCAAATGGACTCGATCCCAGAGGGACAGGTTCGGATCGCCTTTGACGGGGATGCGGTGCTGTTCGATGAGAGCAGCGAGCTCCTCTACAAACAACACGGCATCGAAGCGTTTCATGCCGCCGAAGATGCGGCACAGAATACACCGCTCGGAGAAGGACCGTATGCGACCCTGCTCAAAAAGCTCTCCCGCCTGCAAGACCGCCTCCCGATCCGTGTCGAGTATTCCCCTATCCGCATTGCGATCGTCACGGCACGCAACTCTCCGGCAGAGATGCGGGTGATCAAAACATTGCGTGAATGGGGCGTGTACGTTGATGAAGCATTTTTTCTCGGCGGGGTGGAAAAGAGCCGTGTGTTAAAAGCGTTTAAACCTCATATCTTTTTCGACGATCAGGATGTTCATCTCGACAGCGCATCAGACGATGTCCCCTCAGGCAAAGTACCCTATCACAGTGATTCACCGCTTAATAAATAA
- a CDS encoding DUF2167 domain-containing protein: MKWHVGKIVTIFLLLLLPLFGDEAYEQEIKTAFAAAEKVMEKGPQQIKVFDQATLDLPEKFIFIPNPEATNIMRAMGNPVSEGFAGMILPEKMDTWWFITVNYDNAGYIKDDDAKNWKSDEMLQQMKENAVQINEERVKRHMPEVDVAGWVQTPMYYGDNHEVIWSVATKAKGVEDDQAQGVNYNTLVLGRQGYIGLNLITSLASVESLKPTSKMLIDQLHFVDGKRYSDVNFDTDKIAEYGLAALITGAAAKKLGLIALAAAFLAKFAKVIALTLFGGTLWYKKWAAKKKQKETASTIDTTNKF; encoded by the coding sequence ATGAAGTGGCATGTTGGAAAAATAGTAACGATTTTTTTGTTATTACTATTACCTTTGTTTGGTGATGAAGCGTATGAACAGGAGATAAAAACGGCATTTGCAGCAGCGGAAAAGGTGATGGAAAAAGGACCGCAACAAATCAAAGTGTTCGACCAAGCTACACTTGACTTACCAGAAAAGTTCATCTTCATACCGAACCCTGAAGCCACTAATATTATGCGTGCCATGGGAAATCCCGTATCCGAGGGGTTCGCAGGAATGATTCTGCCTGAAAAAATGGATACATGGTGGTTTATTACAGTCAATTACGATAATGCGGGTTATATCAAAGATGATGATGCAAAAAACTGGAAGAGCGATGAGATGCTTCAGCAAATGAAAGAGAATGCCGTTCAAATCAATGAAGAACGGGTAAAAAGACACATGCCGGAAGTCGATGTGGCAGGATGGGTGCAGACTCCGATGTATTATGGAGATAATCATGAGGTTATTTGGTCGGTAGCTACTAAGGCAAAAGGGGTTGAAGACGATCAGGCTCAGGGTGTCAATTACAATACGTTGGTGTTAGGACGCCAAGGATATATAGGACTCAATCTGATTACGTCTCTTGCATCGGTCGAGTCGTTGAAACCGACGAGTAAAATGTTGATCGATCAACTCCATTTTGTCGATGGAAAACGATACAGTGATGTCAATTTTGATACGGATAAAATCGCCGAATACGGTTTGGCGGCATTGATTACGGGAGCCGCGGCAAAGAAACTGGGATTGATAGCGCTTGCTGCCGCATTCTTAGCGAAATTTGCGAAGGTAATTGCATTGACGCTTTTCGGAGGGACTCTTTGGTATAAAAAATGGGCGGCTAAAAAGAAGCAAAAGGAGACTGCTTCCACAATCGATACAACGAATAAATTCTAA
- a CDS encoding site-2 protease family protein, with the protein MKTLLALLAAGKLGKVALTGGSMLISIVAYSFIFGWWYAIGFVLLIFVHEMGHFIAARQRGLDVGAPTFIPFVGAWIALKEQPLDVENEAYIGFAGPFAGTLAALVVYYLSRTYDSNLLLALAYSGFFINLFNLIPVSPLDGGRISAVLTPRIWFLGVPMLLGFFFYFPSPMLLVLAILAFPQLKLAWNYDPEDENNKGYYAISAEDRLTYSLYYIGLVVFLSVMTYNIHQVLGRGY; encoded by the coding sequence ATGAAGACGCTATTGGCTCTTCTTGCCGCCGGAAAACTTGGGAAAGTTGCATTAACCGGCGGCAGTATGCTTATTTCGATTGTCGCATATTCGTTTATTTTCGGGTGGTGGTATGCAATCGGATTCGTGCTGCTGATTTTTGTCCATGAGATGGGACATTTTATTGCGGCAAGACAACGTGGACTGGATGTCGGTGCTCCAACGTTTATCCCTTTTGTCGGAGCATGGATCGCATTAAAAGAACAACCTCTTGATGTCGAGAACGAAGCCTATATCGGTTTTGCAGGTCCGTTTGCCGGAACACTGGCGGCGTTGGTCGTCTATTATCTGTCGAGAACGTATGATAGTAATCTTTTGCTTGCACTGGCGTATTCAGGATTCTTTATCAATCTGTTTAATCTAATTCCCGTCTCTCCGCTTGACGGTGGCCGGATCAGTGCCGTTTTAACTCCGAGGATTTGGTTCTTAGGTGTACCGATGCTTTTAGGTTTCTTTTTCTATTTTCCTAGCCCGATGTTACTTGTTTTGGCAATATTGGCATTTCCGCAATTAAAGCTTGCATGGAATTATGACCCGGAAGATGAGAACAACAAAGGCTATTATGCAATCAGTGCCGAAGACAGACTGACCTATAGCCTGTATTACATCGGTCTTGTTGTTTTCTTATCGGTAATGACCTATAACATTCATCAGGTATTGGGTAGAGGATACTAA
- a CDS encoding GNAT family N-acetyltransferase, which yields MKFTHAEPNDIPALTSLLNRSYRGDSSRAGWTTEADLLSGKRIDEAGLTQLLNDPDSLILIARSNETILATIHAHREADTVHFGLFAVEPTMQAHGIGKALLAYAESEAHKRWGINTAIMEVITHRSELIEYYERRGYVRTGEMIPFPESNLWDRQIDALELAVLSKKLVANT from the coding sequence ATGAAATTCACTCACGCTGAACCAAACGACATCCCTGCCCTCACCTCCCTCCTAAACCGCTCCTATCGCGGGGATAGTTCCCGCGCGGGATGGACGACTGAAGCCGATCTACTCAGCGGTAAACGGATCGATGAGGCAGGGCTTACCCAACTGCTCAATGATCCTGATTCCCTCATCCTGATCGCCCGTTCAAACGAAACAATCCTCGCCACCATCCATGCCCACCGTGAAGCGGATACCGTCCATTTCGGACTGTTTGCCGTCGAGCCGACTATGCAAGCACATGGGATCGGAAAAGCTCTTTTAGCCTACGCAGAATCCGAAGCGCATAAACGATGGGGAATTAATACCGCAATCATGGAAGTCATCACCCACCGCAGTGAGCTGATCGAGTATTATGAACGCAGAGGCTATGTCAGGACGGGTGAGATGATCCCGTTTCCCGAATCGAATTTATGGGATAGACAGATCGATGCTCTGGAATTGGCGGTTCTGAGCAAAAAGTTAGTTGCAAACACTTAA
- a CDS encoding TetR/AcrR family transcriptional regulator: MKENTRQRLIDATYEEVYSHGYQGAALADILANAGVHKGSMYHFFPNKKEMALMAIKEKIAERFGTRYLAIAKGDGDYLAQFFDGLRDLNQRDFRRGCPVANIVQEMSNIDEDFNIAMKEIYAKFRQSVKIIFDKAVSVGELRPCDTDKLALFTTSTLEGAILSAKASGNSQDYLDCVECLITYIESYKHG, encoded by the coding sequence ATGAAAGAAAATACTAGACAGAGATTAATCGACGCCACGTATGAAGAAGTATATTCACACGGCTATCAAGGTGCTGCACTTGCGGATATCCTCGCCAATGCCGGAGTACATAAAGGCTCGATGTACCACTTTTTCCCGAACAAAAAAGAGATGGCATTAATGGCGATCAAAGAAAAAATAGCAGAGCGGTTCGGAACACGTTATTTGGCAATAGCCAAAGGTGACGGTGATTATTTAGCGCAATTTTTTGATGGTTTGCGAGATCTCAACCAACGAGATTTCCGTCGTGGATGTCCGGTTGCGAATATCGTGCAGGAGATGTCAAATATCGATGAAGATTTTAATATAGCGATGAAAGAAATATACGCAAAATTTCGTCAAAGTGTCAAAATCATTTTTGATAAAGCGGTTAGCGTCGGTGAACTGCGTCCCTGTGATACAGATAAACTTGCCCTTTTTACGACATCGACATTAGAGGGGGCAATCCTCTCAGCGAAAGCATCGGGCAATTCTCAAGACTATTTGGATTGCGTTGAATGTTTGATTACTTACATCGAGAGTTACAAACATGGATAA
- a CDS encoding DMT family transporter — translation MDNTKNTNKYIILMIIAMLFWGFAWTAGKVAAEHSNAQVAAFWRYAISFITILPVIWYLKTPLKTDRVGYMYMVAAGVLTSLFNYLFFAGLSHGQAGYGGTMVTSLAPIITYILSILFLGITVSFRQLGALFIGILGALILLRVPLDGFAFLNVESSYFLGCAIVWALVTVIAQKASKRAHLMFHTVVVFGITAFINMLFALPHHPFDFEAYDETFWITIFLIGLIPGTFSTALYFVSAGKVGAHRTGVYMFIVPVGAIVSSWVVYGEALELSTLIGCLLAFAAVILFNMKNSSKALE, via the coding sequence ATGGATAACACGAAAAATACGAACAAATATATTATTTTGATGATTATCGCGATGCTCTTTTGGGGGTTTGCTTGGACGGCGGGCAAGGTTGCGGCGGAACACTCCAATGCTCAGGTCGCCGCTTTTTGGCGCTATGCGATCTCATTTATTACGATACTTCCGGTGATCTGGTATCTCAAAACGCCGCTGAAAACAGATCGGGTCGGTTATATGTACATGGTTGCGGCGGGTGTGTTGACATCTTTGTTTAACTATCTTTTTTTTGCCGGACTTTCACACGGTCAGGCGGGATACGGTGGTACAATGGTCACGTCGCTCGCTCCGATCATTACCTATATCCTTTCTATCTTGTTTTTAGGGATAACCGTTTCGTTTCGACAGTTAGGGGCTCTGTTCATCGGGATTTTGGGAGCGCTGATTTTATTGCGTGTCCCTCTGGACGGATTTGCATTTTTAAATGTCGAGAGCTCGTATTTCCTCGGATGTGCCATAGTGTGGGCATTGGTCACGGTGATCGCCCAAAAAGCGTCTAAACGGGCTCATCTGATGTTTCATACGGTGGTCGTATTCGGTATTACCGCATTTATCAATATGCTTTTTGCCCTGCCGCACCATCCGTTCGATTTTGAGGCCTATGATGAGACGTTCTGGATCACGATTTTCTTGATAGGGCTGATCCCCGGGACGTTCAGTACTGCCCTTTATTTTGTCTCAGCGGGTAAAGTCGGAGCCCATCGGACGGGCGTGTACATGTTTATCGTCCCAGTTGGGGCAATCGTTTCGAGCTGGGTTGTGTATGGCGAGGCATTAGAGCTTTCGACGCTCATCGGGTGTTTGTTGGCGTTTGCGGCAGTCATTTTGTTTAATATGAAGAATTCCTCAAAAGCTTTGGAATAA
- the ybaK gene encoding Cys-tRNA(Pro) deacylase → MTPAINIAKKAGIAYQIHSYTHDPLCESYGTEASEKLGIPAERVFKTLVVLIDSKVMAVAVIPVSSMLSMKQIAKAAGGKKAEMAAGADVERSTGYILGGVSPLGQKKRLKTFIDASAENFASIYVSAGRRGLEIDLNPNDLRTLSNGMFASLCG, encoded by the coding sequence ATGACCCCGGCTATAAATATCGCAAAAAAAGCGGGTATCGCTTATCAAATCCACTCCTATACCCATGATCCCTTATGTGAGTCCTACGGTACGGAAGCCTCGGAAAAATTGGGGATTCCCGCTGAGCGGGTCTTTAAAACTCTGGTCGTTCTCATCGATTCCAAAGTGATGGCGGTTGCAGTGATCCCCGTTTCATCCATGCTCTCGATGAAGCAGATCGCCAAAGCTGCTGGGGGTAAAAAAGCGGAAATGGCTGCGGGAGCCGATGTCGAACGCTCTACGGGCTATATTTTAGGCGGAGTCAGCCCGTTGGGGCAAAAAAAGCGGCTCAAAACGTTTATCGATGCGTCGGCGGAAAATTTTGCGAGTATCTATGTCAGTGCAGGGCGCAGAGGGTTAGAAATCGATCTAAACCCGAATGACCTTCGGACTCTGAGCAACGGAATGTTCGCGTCATTATGCGGGTAG
- a CDS encoding HAMP domain-containing sensor histidine kinase — protein sequence MIVDEKKFVRRYSLIYTCIVSVILLAPLYFYVKHKINMQEVRTEVELKSIQSHIINAMDSFGNNPDGTFEFPKFNSYQSGLYSNTFSTIYSQIKEPLPSFMPGYHSEGLSRFLITALPPQKYFFADYLITETTISYTDIFLEASIIAFGILVLILLLSFYFLNSFSVPFKRVNEKLDEFIKESMHEMNTPLSIINVNVDLFNSIYESNKYLSRIKSATKSLATIYNDMDYLIKQNRIEYKDELIDFEAFVKERVEYFELICQLNNITLSLHADTRTHIRFNPTKLQRIVDNTLSNAIKFSHKNGKIDVYIHKNENGGISLVVQDYGQGIKHPEKITNPYYREHEHKTGFGIGMNIVKSIIDKSDITLDIQSTYLKGSTFTYTFNRSLVVNSTEQKH from the coding sequence TTGATTGTCGATGAAAAAAAATTCGTTCGCCGTTATAGCTTGATCTATACGTGTATCGTCTCTGTCATATTGCTGGCACCCTTGTATTTTTATGTCAAGCATAAAATCAATATGCAGGAAGTACGCACCGAAGTCGAGCTCAAATCGATCCAATCGCATATCATCAATGCTATGGATTCTTTCGGCAATAATCCCGACGGTACGTTCGAGTTTCCGAAATTCAATTCCTATCAATCCGGCCTCTACTCCAATACATTTTCCACGATCTACTCCCAAATCAAAGAACCTTTGCCCTCTTTTATGCCGGGGTATCACAGCGAAGGGCTGAGCCGGTTTCTCATCACGGCTCTCCCGCCCCAAAAATATTTTTTTGCCGACTATCTCATTACCGAAACGACGATCTCCTACACCGATATTTTTCTTGAAGCCAGCATCATCGCATTCGGCATCCTCGTATTGATCCTCCTGCTATCGTTTTATTTTTTAAACAGCTTCTCCGTACCGTTCAAACGTGTCAATGAGAAACTCGATGAGTTCATCAAAGAATCGATGCATGAGATGAATACGCCGCTGAGCATCATCAATGTCAACGTGGACCTCTTTAATAGCATCTACGAGTCCAACAAATACCTCAGCCGCATCAAATCCGCAACCAAATCACTGGCAACCATCTACAATGATATGGATTACCTCATCAAACAAAACCGTATTGAGTATAAAGACGAGTTGATCGATTTTGAAGCGTTCGTCAAAGAGCGTGTTGAGTATTTTGAACTGATCTGCCAGCTCAACAACATCACATTATCCCTGCATGCCGATACACGGACACACATCCGCTTTAACCCGACGAAACTTCAGCGGATCGTCGACAATACCCTCTCCAACGCGATCAAGTTTTCGCATAAAAACGGCAAGATCGACGTCTACATCCACAAAAATGAAAACGGCGGAATCAGCCTTGTCGTCCAAGACTACGGGCAAGGGATTAAACATCCCGAGAAAATCACCAATCCCTATTACCGCGAGCATGAACATAAAACGGGATTCGGTATCGGCATGAATATCGTCAAATCCATCATCGACAAAAGCGACATTACCCTGGATATCCAATCCACCTATTTAAAAGGGTCAACCTTTACCTACACGTTCAATCGCTCATTGGTTGTCAATTCAACGGAACAAAAACACTGA
- a CDS encoding response regulator transcription factor — translation MRLLLLEDDVILKDSIEEFLSAQNYNVDSFENSEDAYDAIFSVDYDLLLLDVNIPGEFNGFSLRKALADENKNIPTIFVTSMSSADALIQGYAHGCCDYIKKPFDLTELMLRVRHALKSNCFKTQEEFLILPDDYRYNVTTYELTCNGVPVSLSKTESEILNLFLMNRNRVLTLEMLYEKIWENNVDAANARVQINNLRRKLPKNLIKNIYGLGYRLDCR, via the coding sequence ATGAGATTGCTTTTACTCGAAGATGATGTTATTTTAAAAGACAGCATCGAGGAATTTTTGAGTGCACAGAACTATAACGTCGACAGTTTTGAAAACAGTGAAGACGCATACGATGCTATTTTTTCCGTTGATTACGATCTTCTGCTGCTGGATGTTAACATTCCCGGCGAATTCAACGGTTTTTCGCTGCGAAAAGCATTGGCGGACGAGAACAAAAACATCCCGACGATTTTCGTCACGTCGATGTCCAGTGCCGACGCTCTCATCCAGGGATACGCACACGGATGCTGCGATTACATCAAAAAGCCGTTCGATCTGACCGAACTCATGCTTCGGGTACGGCATGCTCTCAAATCCAACTGCTTTAAAACCCAAGAAGAGTTTCTCATACTTCCCGATGATTACCGCTACAACGTCACGACCTATGAGCTTACGTGCAATGGCGTACCGGTTTCGCTCAGTAAAACCGAAAGCGAAATTCTAAATCTTTTCCTCATGAATCGAAATCGGGTTCTCACCTTGGAAATGCTTTATGAAAAAATCTGGGAAAACAATGTCGATGCGGCAAATGCGCGGGTTCAAATCAATAATCTGCGGAGAAAACTCCCGAAAAATCTGATTAAAAATATCTATGGGTTAGGATATCGTCTTGATTGTCGATGA